In the Choloepus didactylus isolate mChoDid1 chromosome 5, mChoDid1.pri, whole genome shotgun sequence genome, one interval contains:
- the CDCA7L gene encoding cell division cycle-associated 7-like protein isoform X1 — protein sequence MELATRSQQIPKEVADIFNAPSDDEDFIGFRDDIPMETLSSEESCDSFDSLESGKKDVRFHSKHFTEELRRIFIEDTDSETEDFEGFTQSDLNVNSNPEIMLVESDLSDDDEAFLVSKEKEDDDEEKATPRRGRPRRSSIGLRVAFQFPTKKLANKSLKKNSSSEPSFSSSCFQDNKKTILGRKKSCRQGTQREESASESEDDCRDGSPENSDALLKRTMNIKENKAMLAQLLAELNSVPDFFPVRTPNSASKKKTVRRAFSEGQITRRTNPTRSARPPEKFALENFTVSAKFAEEFYSFRRRKTISGGKCQGYRRRRRASSFRPVEDITEEDLENVAITVRDKIYDKVLGNTCHQCRQKTIDTKTVCRNQNCGGVRGQFCGPCLRNRYGEDVRSALLDPDWMCPPCRGICNCSYCRKRDGRCATGILIHLAKFCGYNNVKEYLESLQRQLVDDN from the exons CAGATACCTAAAGAAGTGGCTGACATTTTTAACGCCCCCAGCGATGATGAAGATTTCATTGGCTTCCGAGATGACATTCCCATGGAAACCCTCTCCTCAGAAGAGAGCTGTGATAGTTTTGACTCACTGGAGTCAGGGAAAAAG gaTGTGCGTTTCCATTCCAAGCACTTCACGGAAGAGCTGAGAAGAATTTTTATAGAGGACACAGATTCAGAGACCGAAGATTTTGAAGGCTTTACACAGAGTGATCTGAATGTAAACAGTAACCCAGAAATAATG CTCGTGGAATCAGATCTGAGTGACGATGATGAAGCATTTTTAGTGAGTAAGGAAAaggaagatgatgatgaagaaaaGGCTACGCCTCGAAGAGGCAGGCCCAGGAGAAGCAGTATCGGTCTCCGGGTGGCCTTTCAGTTTCCCACCAAGAAACTGGCAAATAAATCACTTAAGAAAAACAGTTCTTCTGAGCCATCGTTTTCTAGCTCATGCTTTCAggacaataaaaaaacaattcttggaagaaagaaaagctgCAGACAGGGGACTCAAAGGGAAGAGTCTGCCTCTGAGTCTGAGGATGACTGCAGGGATGGGAGCCCGGAGAACTCGGACGCCCTGCTGAAAAGGACCATGAACATCAAGGAGAACAAAGCCATG CTTGCTCAGTTATTGGCGGAATTGAATTCTGTGCCAGATTTCTTCCCTGTACGAACCCCGAATTCAGCTTCT aagaagaaaacagTGAGACGAGCCTTCTCAGAGGGACAGATCACGCGGCGCACAAACCCCACCCGCAGCGCACGGCCTCCTGAGAAGTTTGCTCTAGAAAACTTCACTGTCTCAGCCAAGTTTGCAGaagagttttacagtttcagAAGAAGGAAGACAATTAGTGGG GGGAAATGCCAGGGGTATAGGCGACGTCGCCGTGCATCTTCTTTTCGGCCGGTGGAGGATATTACTGAAGAGGACCTGGAAAATGTTGCCATAACTGTTCGAGACAAAATCTATGATAAAGTTCTG GGCAACACTTGCCATCAGTGTCGACAGAAGACCATCGACACCAAGACAGTGTGtcgaaaccagaactgtggaggaGTGCGGGGACAGTTTTGTGGACCCTGCCTGCGTAATCGCTACGGGGAGGATGTGAGATCTGCATTGCTGGACCCG GATTGGATGTGTCCTCCTTGCCGTGGGATCTGTAACTGCAGTTACTGTCGGAAGCGTGATGGCCGCTGTGCCACGGGGATCCTCATTCATTTGGCCAAGTTTTGTGGTTACAATAATGTAAAGGAATACCTGGagag CTTACAAAGGCAGCTGGTAGAcgacaattaa
- the CDCA7L gene encoding cell division cycle-associated 7-like protein isoform X2: MELATRSQIPKEVADIFNAPSDDEDFIGFRDDIPMETLSSEESCDSFDSLESGKKDVRFHSKHFTEELRRIFIEDTDSETEDFEGFTQSDLNVNSNPEIMLVESDLSDDDEAFLVSKEKEDDDEEKATPRRGRPRRSSIGLRVAFQFPTKKLANKSLKKNSSSEPSFSSSCFQDNKKTILGRKKSCRQGTQREESASESEDDCRDGSPENSDALLKRTMNIKENKAMLAQLLAELNSVPDFFPVRTPNSASKKKTVRRAFSEGQITRRTNPTRSARPPEKFALENFTVSAKFAEEFYSFRRRKTISGGKCQGYRRRRRASSFRPVEDITEEDLENVAITVRDKIYDKVLGNTCHQCRQKTIDTKTVCRNQNCGGVRGQFCGPCLRNRYGEDVRSALLDPDWMCPPCRGICNCSYCRKRDGRCATGILIHLAKFCGYNNVKEYLESLQRQLVDDN, from the exons ATACCTAAAGAAGTGGCTGACATTTTTAACGCCCCCAGCGATGATGAAGATTTCATTGGCTTCCGAGATGACATTCCCATGGAAACCCTCTCCTCAGAAGAGAGCTGTGATAGTTTTGACTCACTGGAGTCAGGGAAAAAG gaTGTGCGTTTCCATTCCAAGCACTTCACGGAAGAGCTGAGAAGAATTTTTATAGAGGACACAGATTCAGAGACCGAAGATTTTGAAGGCTTTACACAGAGTGATCTGAATGTAAACAGTAACCCAGAAATAATG CTCGTGGAATCAGATCTGAGTGACGATGATGAAGCATTTTTAGTGAGTAAGGAAAaggaagatgatgatgaagaaaaGGCTACGCCTCGAAGAGGCAGGCCCAGGAGAAGCAGTATCGGTCTCCGGGTGGCCTTTCAGTTTCCCACCAAGAAACTGGCAAATAAATCACTTAAGAAAAACAGTTCTTCTGAGCCATCGTTTTCTAGCTCATGCTTTCAggacaataaaaaaacaattcttggaagaaagaaaagctgCAGACAGGGGACTCAAAGGGAAGAGTCTGCCTCTGAGTCTGAGGATGACTGCAGGGATGGGAGCCCGGAGAACTCGGACGCCCTGCTGAAAAGGACCATGAACATCAAGGAGAACAAAGCCATG CTTGCTCAGTTATTGGCGGAATTGAATTCTGTGCCAGATTTCTTCCCTGTACGAACCCCGAATTCAGCTTCT aagaagaaaacagTGAGACGAGCCTTCTCAGAGGGACAGATCACGCGGCGCACAAACCCCACCCGCAGCGCACGGCCTCCTGAGAAGTTTGCTCTAGAAAACTTCACTGTCTCAGCCAAGTTTGCAGaagagttttacagtttcagAAGAAGGAAGACAATTAGTGGG GGGAAATGCCAGGGGTATAGGCGACGTCGCCGTGCATCTTCTTTTCGGCCGGTGGAGGATATTACTGAAGAGGACCTGGAAAATGTTGCCATAACTGTTCGAGACAAAATCTATGATAAAGTTCTG GGCAACACTTGCCATCAGTGTCGACAGAAGACCATCGACACCAAGACAGTGTGtcgaaaccagaactgtggaggaGTGCGGGGACAGTTTTGTGGACCCTGCCTGCGTAATCGCTACGGGGAGGATGTGAGATCTGCATTGCTGGACCCG GATTGGATGTGTCCTCCTTGCCGTGGGATCTGTAACTGCAGTTACTGTCGGAAGCGTGATGGCCGCTGTGCCACGGGGATCCTCATTCATTTGGCCAAGTTTTGTGGTTACAATAATGTAAAGGAATACCTGGagag CTTACAAAGGCAGCTGGTAGAcgacaattaa